One genomic window of Parabacteroides pacaensis includes the following:
- a CDS encoding efflux RND transporter periplasmic adaptor subunit, whose amino-acid sequence MKKVFRIVLLVLVGLAVIGTFYFLWKKSRPVITRYEVVTPKRDTIETKTVATGKVEPRDEVLIKPQMSGIISEVLKEAGQTVKEGEIIAKIKVIPEMVQLNSAESRVRVAKISLEQVTPAYNRDKQLYEQGVISKEDYEISLATYKKAVEEADNAQDALDIIREGISKKSAALSTTQVRSTITGMILDVPIKVGNSVIQSNTFNDGTTIATVADMSDMIFKGKVDETEVGRIHEGMPIKLTVGALESRKFDAVLEYVAPKGVEENGAVLFEIKAAATIPEDAFIRAGYSANAEIVLKHAENVLTVPESTVEFKGDSAFVQLVKQETPDQVFEKHPVTVGLSDGIKIEIKEGLAENDKVRGAAIIDKK is encoded by the coding sequence ATGAAAAAGGTGTTCAGAATCGTACTTTTGGTACTGGTAGGATTAGCCGTAATAGGTACTTTCTATTTTTTATGGAAGAAATCACGTCCTGTAATTACTCGATACGAAGTAGTTACTCCGAAACGGGATACCATTGAAACAAAGACGGTGGCAACCGGGAAAGTAGAGCCGCGCGACGAAGTATTAATCAAGCCCCAAATGTCCGGCATTATCTCCGAAGTCCTGAAAGAAGCCGGGCAAACTGTAAAAGAGGGGGAAATCATCGCCAAAATCAAAGTAATCCCTGAAATGGTGCAATTAAACAGTGCCGAATCGCGGGTACGAGTAGCGAAGATCAGCCTCGAACAAGTTACGCCTGCTTATAATCGGGACAAACAATTATACGAGCAGGGAGTTATTTCGAAAGAAGATTACGAGATCTCTTTGGCTACTTATAAAAAAGCGGTGGAAGAAGCAGATAATGCACAAGATGCCTTAGATATTATTCGCGAAGGAATCTCTAAAAAATCCGCGGCATTAAGCACCACCCAAGTACGTTCCACTATCACCGGCATGATCTTGGATGTCCCCATAAAAGTAGGAAACTCCGTTATCCAGTCGAATACCTTTAACGACGGAACCACGATTGCTACGGTAGCAGATATGAGCGATATGATTTTTAAAGGAAAGGTTGACGAAACCGAAGTGGGACGCATCCACGAAGGAATGCCTATCAAACTTACCGTAGGAGCATTGGAAAGCCGGAAATTCGATGCCGTCCTGGAATATGTCGCCCCGAAAGGCGTAGAAGAAAACGGAGCCGTATTATTCGAAATCAAGGCGGCTGCTACTATTCCGGAAGATGCCTTTATCCGTGCCGGGTACAGTGCAAATGCCGAAATCGTACTGAAACATGCGGAAAACGTATTAACCGTACCTGAAAGCACGGTCGAATTCAAAGGAGATTCTGCATTCGTCCAATTGGTAAAACAGGAAACACCCGATCAAGTCTTTGAAAAACATCCTGTAACCGTAGGTTTATCCGACGGGATAAAAATCGAGATAAAAGAAGGCCTTGCCGAAAATGATAAAGTACGCGGAGCCGCTATTATTGACAAGAAATAA
- a CDS encoding ABC transporter permease has translation MFDIDRWQEIWVTITRNKTRSFLTCFGVFWGILMLVLLLGSGKGMQNGIFKNVNGFATNSCFFYTERTSEPYKGYKKGRNWSMRNRDLEAIKERVPGIKYISPMQWGNQGNNNVVRGRNTGSFNVRGVYPDYFNIETQHIYYGRLLNEIDLKENRKVCLIGTRVYEVLFKPGEDPTGEYIRVNGIYYQVVGVIKAKPRANIGGRTESSVMLPFSTLQQVSNSGDKFWFLCITGEDGYSCDKISDDVKTLLKSQNEISPTDPQAVGGFSIAKQAETFDKLFLGIDVLVWIVGMGTLFAGIIGVSNIMMVTVKERTKEIGVRRALGAKPGNIISQVMSESLVLTALAGLVGLTLGVFLLDMVNRILASSPEAEETFFRNPEIDIHTAIAATVILLLSGLLAGLIPAWRALQIKAIDAIREE, from the coding sequence ATGTTTGATATAGACCGTTGGCAAGAAATATGGGTCACCATCACCCGGAATAAAACCAGAAGCTTCCTTACCTGCTTCGGAGTATTCTGGGGGATACTAATGCTTGTCCTTTTACTAGGTTCAGGCAAGGGAATGCAAAATGGGATTTTCAAGAATGTAAACGGATTTGCTACTAATTCCTGCTTTTTCTATACGGAACGTACCAGCGAACCCTATAAAGGATATAAAAAAGGAAGAAACTGGAGCATGCGTAACCGGGATTTGGAAGCTATCAAAGAACGTGTTCCGGGGATTAAGTACATTTCACCCATGCAATGGGGGAATCAAGGAAACAACAATGTGGTACGCGGACGGAATACCGGCAGCTTCAACGTGCGGGGTGTTTATCCGGACTATTTCAATATCGAGACTCAACACATTTATTACGGACGTTTGCTAAATGAGATCGACCTGAAAGAAAACCGGAAAGTTTGCCTGATCGGTACAAGGGTATACGAAGTCTTGTTCAAACCGGGGGAAGACCCGACGGGTGAATATATCCGGGTAAACGGGATTTATTATCAGGTAGTAGGGGTAATTAAAGCAAAGCCTCGTGCCAATATCGGCGGTCGCACCGAGTCTAGCGTAATGCTGCCCTTCTCTACTTTGCAGCAAGTGAGTAACAGCGGAGACAAATTCTGGTTCTTGTGTATTACGGGGGAAGACGGTTACTCATGCGACAAAATTTCGGATGATGTCAAAACACTGCTTAAATCGCAGAATGAAATTTCTCCCACCGACCCGCAAGCAGTAGGAGGCTTCAGTATTGCCAAGCAAGCGGAAACGTTCGACAAGTTATTCCTGGGAATCGACGTGCTTGTCTGGATCGTAGGGATGGGAACGCTCTTTGCCGGAATCATCGGCGTAAGTAATATCATGATGGTAACGGTAAAAGAACGTACCAAAGAAATCGGAGTACGCCGGGCTTTGGGAGCGAAACCGGGGAATATCATCTCGCAAGTAATGAGCGAAAGCCTGGTGCTTACGGCTTTAGCGGGACTAGTAGGCCTCACTTTAGGAGTATTTTTGTTAGATATGGTAAACCGGATATTGGCCTCTTCCCCGGAAGCGGAAGAAACGTTTTTCAGGAATCCGGAAATCGATATCCATACGGCAATCGCTGCTACCGTTATCTTACTTTTAAGCGGATTGCTCGCCGGACTTATTCCGGCTTGGCGGGCTTTACAAATCAAAGCGATCGACGCTATACGAGAAGAATAA
- a CDS encoding ABC transporter permease, with translation MFDFDNFREIFSTIQKNKLRTFLTGFSVAWGIFMLIVLLGAGNGLRNGVLSNFRNMSANKVSVWPGYTTVPYKGMPTNRSIRFKDTDLEAIKNAHSEIDLVSAVVYHTDTLSYEEEYGTYSLRATFPAHGLIDNIKMPVGNGRFINDIDIREKRKVIVISPRMKEVLFRSENPLGKHINAGKVAYQVIGIYEDENNSNDAPAYIPFSTGQALYNSGYGIGQISFTLKGLKTKQENEDFEQRFRETMGRLHRFDPTDKGSLYMWNTAEDFLMLNGMISAISVFLWIIGIGTLTAGIVGVSNIMLITVRERTREFGIRKAIGATPFSILKLIIIESILITAIFGYIGMILGVGVTEAVNYVMETMNMGKASSEDDMAIFLNPTVNLGIALSATALLIVAGVLAGYFPARKAVKVTAIEAMRTE, from the coding sequence ATGTTTGACTTCGATAACTTCCGGGAAATATTCAGTACCATTCAAAAGAATAAGCTGCGGACATTTCTTACCGGCTTTTCCGTAGCTTGGGGCATCTTCATGCTGATTGTCTTGTTAGGTGCGGGTAACGGACTGCGGAACGGCGTGCTAAGCAATTTCCGTAATATGTCTGCCAACAAAGTATCCGTCTGGCCCGGTTATACTACCGTACCGTACAAAGGGATGCCTACCAACCGGAGCATCCGGTTCAAAGACACGGACCTGGAAGCCATTAAAAATGCTCATTCCGAGATAGACCTGGTAAGTGCCGTGGTATATCATACCGATACCCTCTCTTACGAAGAAGAATACGGAACTTATTCCTTACGTGCCACTTTCCCCGCACACGGGCTTATCGATAATATTAAGATGCCTGTAGGAAACGGCCGCTTTATAAACGATATCGATATACGGGAAAAACGGAAAGTCATCGTAATCAGTCCTCGTATGAAAGAAGTGCTGTTTCGTTCCGAAAACCCGTTAGGCAAACATATTAATGCCGGAAAAGTAGCTTACCAGGTAATAGGTATTTACGAAGATGAAAATAACAGCAACGATGCTCCGGCTTATATCCCGTTTTCTACCGGGCAGGCGTTGTATAACTCCGGCTATGGGATCGGCCAGATTTCTTTTACCTTGAAAGGATTAAAGACCAAGCAAGAAAACGAAGATTTCGAACAACGTTTCCGTGAAACGATGGGACGCTTGCACCGTTTCGATCCTACGGATAAAGGTTCCCTTTATATGTGGAATACTGCCGAAGATTTCCTGATGTTGAACGGCATGATAAGTGCCATTTCTGTTTTCCTCTGGATCATCGGAATCGGCACGCTCACCGCCGGCATCGTAGGAGTTAGCAATATCATGTTAATTACCGTGCGTGAACGTACCCGGGAATTCGGGATCCGGAAAGCTATCGGAGCCACACCCTTTTCCATCTTGAAACTTATTATCATAGAATCGATCCTTATTACTGCCATTTTCGGGTACATAGGAATGATATTAGGGGTAGGTGTAACCGAAGCTGTGAACTACGTGATGGAAACAATGAATATGGGCAAGGCGTCTTCAGAAGACGACATGGCCATATTCCTCAACCCTACGGTAAATCTGGGTATAGCCCTTTCCGCTACCGCCCTCTTGATAGTAGCCGGTGTGCTGGCGGGCTACTTCCCCGCAAGGAAAGCAGTAAAAGTAACGGCTATAGAAGCCATGCGAACCGAATAA
- a CDS encoding ABC transporter ATP-binding protein, with protein MIIQLKGINKTYNNGAPLHVLKGIDLDIERGEMVSIMGASGSGKSTLLNILGILDTYDTGTYYLNNLLIRNLSESKAAELRNRMIGFIFQSFNLISFKNAMENVALPLYYQGITRKKRNAMALEYLDRVGLKEWAEHMPNEMSGGQKQRVAIARALIAKPQIILADEPTGALDSKTTVEVIQLLREVNLSGMTMIIVTHESSVAQATDKIIHIKDGLIETIENRTSHV; from the coding sequence ATGATTATTCAACTGAAAGGAATTAACAAGACATACAACAACGGTGCTCCGCTGCATGTGTTAAAAGGGATCGATCTGGACATCGAAAGGGGAGAAATGGTTTCTATCATGGGAGCTTCCGGTTCCGGGAAAAGTACATTATTAAATATCCTGGGAATCTTGGATACGTATGATACCGGCACGTATTACCTGAACAATTTACTGATCCGGAACCTTAGCGAGAGCAAAGCAGCGGAACTCCGGAACCGGATGATCGGGTTCATCTTTCAGTCTTTCAACCTCATTTCTTTTAAAAATGCAATGGAAAACGTGGCCCTCCCCCTTTACTACCAAGGAATTACCCGCAAAAAACGAAATGCTATGGCACTTGAATACCTGGACCGCGTAGGGCTGAAAGAGTGGGCGGAACACATGCCGAACGAAATGTCGGGCGGTCAAAAACAACGGGTGGCGATTGCCCGGGCATTGATAGCCAAACCGCAGATTATTCTTGCCGACGAACCGACCGGCGCATTGGATAGCAAAACGACCGTAGAAGTTATCCAACTTTTACGCGAAGTTAATTTATCGGGCATGACGATGATTATCGTTACCCACGAATCGTCCGTCGCCCAGGCAACAGACAAAATCATCCATATAAAAGACGGCTTGATTGAAACCATAGAAAATCGTACCTCTCATGTTTGA
- the rpoN gene encoding RNA polymerase factor sigma-54, which yields MLKQQLQQKLQQKLSPQQIQLIRLLELPAIELEERIKHELEDNPALEEGKEVTDDSDHAEEEFGEDLSSPENGTDADIDLSLGDYRSEDDIPDYKLNEVNSKKERKEEIPFSVGESLNEYLLEQLGLRNLTEKQKAIAEYIIGNIDDDGYLRRELSSIADDLIFQAARDVSVEEVEEVLRIIQDFEPGGIGARDLQECLLLQLDKKEPTSACKLAVQVLRDYFDEFTKKHYDKILRSLNIDEAALKKAIREITCLNPKPGGNWGDSMGIAMSQIIPDFVVEATNGELILSMNNRNIPDMRVNREYSEMLEDYSANKANQSADMKDAVTFVKQKLDSAKWFIDAVKQRQETLQRTMQAIIQLQPEFFLTGDEATLHPMILKDVAERSGYDISTISRVSNSKYVQTNFGIYPLKYFFSESMQTDSGEEISTREVKKIMKEHIDNEDKRKPLTDEELSSILKEKGYIIARRTVAKYREQLDIPVARLRKEI from the coding sequence ATGTTGAAACAACAACTACAACAAAAGTTACAACAGAAACTCTCGCCTCAACAAATACAGTTGATCAGGCTTTTGGAGCTTCCTGCTATTGAACTGGAAGAACGCATTAAACATGAACTTGAAGACAATCCGGCACTGGAAGAAGGGAAAGAAGTGACTGACGATTCGGATCACGCGGAGGAAGAATTCGGTGAAGATTTATCTTCTCCGGAGAATGGCACGGATGCGGACATCGATTTGTCGTTAGGAGATTACCGGAGTGAAGATGATATTCCGGATTATAAACTCAATGAAGTAAATTCTAAAAAAGAAAGGAAAGAAGAAATCCCCTTTTCCGTAGGTGAATCGTTGAATGAATATTTACTAGAGCAACTCGGACTGAGGAACCTGACGGAAAAGCAAAAGGCGATTGCCGAATATATTATAGGAAATATAGATGATGACGGATATCTGCGACGGGAACTTTCCTCTATCGCAGATGACCTCATTTTCCAGGCGGCCCGTGACGTTTCTGTCGAAGAAGTAGAAGAAGTACTACGGATTATCCAGGATTTTGAACCCGGAGGAATCGGAGCCCGCGATTTGCAAGAATGCCTCTTGCTGCAACTGGACAAAAAAGAACCTACCTCCGCTTGTAAACTGGCTGTCCAAGTGCTAAGGGATTATTTTGACGAATTCACTAAAAAACATTATGACAAAATTCTCCGGAGCCTGAATATAGACGAAGCTGCCTTGAAAAAAGCCATCCGGGAAATCACATGCCTGAACCCTAAACCCGGAGGAAACTGGGGAGATTCCATGGGAATAGCCATGTCGCAGATTATTCCTGATTTTGTAGTAGAAGCTACGAATGGAGAACTTATATTGAGCATGAACAACCGGAATATCCCCGATATGCGCGTAAACCGGGAATATTCTGAAATGCTGGAAGACTATTCGGCCAACAAAGCTAACCAGTCTGCCGATATGAAAGATGCCGTTACGTTTGTGAAGCAAAAACTGGATTCGGCGAAGTGGTTCATCGACGCTGTCAAGCAACGGCAGGAAACATTGCAACGCACCATGCAAGCTATAATCCAGTTACAACCTGAGTTTTTTCTTACGGGCGACGAGGCGACCCTGCACCCGATGATTTTAAAAGACGTAGCAGAAAGGAGCGGTTACGATATATCCACCATCTCCCGCGTAAGCAACAGCAAATACGTGCAAACCAATTTCGGCATTTACCCGTTAAAATATTTCTTCTCCGAATCCATGCAAACGGATAGCGGCGAAGAGATTTCCACCCGGGAAGTGAAAAAGATCATGAAAGAGCATATCGATAACGAAGATAAACGCAAGCCGCTGACGGATGAAGAACTTTCTTCCATCTTGAAAGAGAAAGGATATATTATTGCCCGGCGTACCGTTGCAAAATACAGAGAACAGTTAGATATTCCGGTTGCCCGGCTTAGAAAAGAAATATAA
- a CDS encoding phosphatase PAP2 family protein yields the protein MRTLAHITSAVFHPLLMITYGMLLALTYTYLAIYPWAIRGMILGGVFFSTALVPGLFIFLMVKTGSAKNLELTDRKERLLPYLIIITSNLTCLFFLYKMRMPFWMLSLIISAIAALVVSLCINFFWKISAHMLGIGGLLGGIMGICRMQMSDPYGLFMLGFLFAGMLGVSRIMLGRHTPMQVYAGFALGFTFTFFASLLGYIYLFI from the coding sequence ATGAGAACATTGGCACATATCACTTCGGCCGTTTTTCACCCGTTATTGATGATAACGTATGGAATGTTACTGGCACTTACGTACACCTACCTGGCTATTTATCCGTGGGCCATCCGGGGAATGATACTGGGAGGCGTATTTTTTTCCACCGCGCTGGTTCCTGGGCTGTTTATCTTCTTAATGGTAAAGACCGGTTCTGCTAAAAATCTGGAGCTGACCGACAGAAAAGAGCGTTTACTTCCCTACCTTATTATAATTACTTCCAACCTGACTTGCCTCTTCTTTTTATATAAAATGAGGATGCCCTTTTGGATGTTAAGTTTAATAATATCTGCTATTGCCGCGCTTGTGGTTTCCCTGTGCATTAATTTTTTCTGGAAAATAAGCGCGCACATGTTGGGAATAGGAGGGCTGCTGGGTGGAATCATGGGAATTTGCCGGATGCAAATGTCAGACCCCTACGGGCTCTTTATGCTGGGCTTCCTGTTTGCCGGCATGCTGGGAGTTTCGCGTATTATGCTGGGACGGCATACGCCCATGCAAGTTTACGCAGGATTCGCCTTGGGATTTACCTTTACTTTTTTTGCTTCGTTACTAGGCTATATTTATTTATTCATCTAA
- the gcvH gene encoding glycine cleavage system protein GcvH, which yields MNFPSELKYTKDHEWIRVEGDEAYVGITDYAQNELGEIVYVDITTEGETLDKEEAFGSIEAVKTVSDLFMPVGGEVLEINQALEEKPELVNEDPYGKGWLIKIKVLAPAELDELLTAEAYQKLL from the coding sequence ATGAACTTTCCTTCAGAACTAAAGTACACAAAGGATCACGAATGGATTCGGGTGGAAGGTGATGAGGCTTATGTCGGCATCACAGATTACGCACAAAACGAATTGGGCGAAATTGTTTACGTAGATATTACTACCGAAGGCGAAACTTTGGATAAAGAAGAAGCTTTCGGCTCTATCGAGGCGGTAAAGACAGTATCCGACCTGTTTATGCCTGTAGGCGGGGAAGTGCTGGAAATCAACCAGGCACTAGAAGAAAAGCCGGAATTGGTAAACGAAGACCCGTATGGAAAGGGTTGGTTGATTAAAATCAAGGTCCTGGCCCCTGCCGAACTAGACGAATTACTAACGGCCGAGGCATATCAAAAACTACTTTAA
- the purE gene encoding 5-(carboxyamino)imidazole ribonucleotide mutase: protein MKPIVSIIMGSTSDLSVMEKAAKFLDEMEIPFEMNALSAHRTPEQVEIFAKGAKERGIKVIIAAAGMAAHLCGVIASMTTVPVIGVPINSTLDGMDALLAIVQMPPGIPVATVGINASLNAGILAVQMLAVEDEALQEKLAGYKEGLKKKIVKANEELAKVSFKYKTN from the coding sequence ATGAAACCGATAGTAAGTATTATTATGGGCAGTACTTCCGACCTGTCGGTCATGGAAAAGGCTGCCAAATTTCTGGACGAGATGGAAATCCCCTTCGAAATGAATGCTCTGTCAGCTCACCGTACTCCTGAACAAGTGGAAATATTTGCCAAAGGAGCCAAAGAACGGGGCATTAAAGTAATTATTGCGGCTGCGGGGATGGCTGCTCATTTATGTGGCGTGATTGCTTCTATGACCACTGTACCTGTCATTGGAGTTCCCATTAATTCTACATTGGACGGAATGGATGCCTTGCTGGCAATTGTTCAAATGCCCCCAGGTATTCCCGTAGCTACCGTAGGTATCAATGCTTCTTTGAATGCCGGAATCTTGGCCGTTCAAATGCTTGCCGTAGAAGATGAAGCTTTGCAAGAGAAACTGGCCGGTTATAAAGAAGGGCTTAAAAAGAAGATTGTAAAAGCGAACGAAGAGCTGGCTAAAGTATCTTTTAAGTATAAAACTAATTAA
- a CDS encoding 4-hydroxy-3-methylbut-2-en-1-yl diphosphate synthase — translation MDYFNYTRRTTSEVQIGDTPLGGSNPIRIQSMANVSTMDTDACVQQAVRMIDAGAEYIRFTAQGVREAENLGTIRSLLHNQGYFTPLVADIHFNPKAADVAATHVEKVRINPGNYVDSVKTFTHLEYTEEEYAQEIEKIRQRFVPFLNICKEHHTAIRIGVNHGSLSDRIMSRYGDTPEGMVASCMEFLRICKEENFQDVVISIKASNTVVMVRTVRLLVQAMNAEGMQYPLHLGVTEAGEGEDGRIKSAVGIGALLSDGIGDTIRVSLSEEPEAELPVARKLVDYITSREGHPPITGKLSSPYNPLAGYPRNSRIVGNIGGNHFPVVISDRRNGNFEFDYSAMPDYIYIGNEDPDNLPDTFQLIVDAHSWKERPNAFPFFIASEAKIMRNYPAPVKFIRLSYPHLTPEMIDILKQDPAVVVILSTHHRNGVGEQRAFIHKLWTAGCNAPVILHREYRERNPEWLQLKAGADFGALLLDGLGDGVMLYDEEISPELEDKYMFAILQAARLRISRTEYISCPGCGRTLYDLQTTIARIKEATSHLKGLKIGIMGCIVNGPGEMADADYGYVGAGRNRISLYKGKECVEKNIPEEEAVDRLIQLIKDNGEWR, via the coding sequence ATGGATTATTTCAATTACACACGTCGTACCACATCAGAAGTACAAATCGGAGACACCCCCTTGGGAGGTAGTAACCCTATCCGCATCCAATCTATGGCCAATGTATCCACAATGGATACCGACGCCTGTGTGCAGCAAGCCGTCCGCATGATCGATGCCGGAGCCGAATATATACGCTTTACGGCCCAAGGAGTCCGTGAAGCGGAAAATCTGGGAACAATCCGCAGCTTATTACATAACCAAGGATATTTTACCCCTTTGGTTGCCGACATTCATTTTAACCCTAAAGCCGCCGACGTAGCCGCCACCCACGTGGAAAAAGTAAGAATTAATCCGGGAAATTATGTAGACAGCGTCAAAACTTTTACTCATTTGGAATACACCGAAGAAGAATACGCGCAAGAAATAGAAAAAATCCGTCAACGCTTTGTCCCCTTCCTGAATATATGCAAAGAGCACCATACCGCTATCCGTATCGGTGTGAATCACGGCTCCCTGTCCGATAGGATCATGAGCCGTTACGGAGATACTCCCGAAGGAATGGTAGCCTCCTGCATGGAGTTCCTCCGCATCTGCAAAGAAGAAAATTTCCAAGATGTAGTCATTTCAATCAAAGCCTCTAACACAGTCGTCATGGTACGTACCGTCCGTTTGCTGGTCCAAGCCATGAATGCGGAAGGAATGCAATACCCCCTCCACTTAGGTGTAACGGAAGCCGGAGAAGGAGAAGACGGCCGCATCAAAAGCGCAGTGGGAATAGGCGCATTACTCTCCGATGGAATTGGCGATACTATCCGCGTATCATTAAGCGAAGAACCGGAAGCCGAACTCCCCGTTGCCCGTAAACTGGTAGACTATATTACTTCCAGGGAAGGACACCCGCCTATCACCGGCAAATTATCTTCCCCCTATAATCCCCTGGCAGGATATCCACGGAATAGCCGGATAGTAGGAAATATAGGAGGTAACCACTTCCCCGTCGTAATATCCGACAGAAGAAACGGCAACTTTGAATTCGACTATTCGGCTATGCCGGATTATATTTACATAGGAAATGAAGACCCGGACAATTTGCCGGATACTTTTCAACTCATCGTAGACGCCCATTCCTGGAAAGAACGCCCCAACGCCTTTCCTTTCTTTATCGCCTCCGAAGCAAAGATCATGCGCAATTATCCCGCGCCCGTGAAGTTTATCCGTCTTTCATACCCCCATTTGACCCCTGAAATGATCGATATCCTGAAACAAGACCCCGCCGTAGTAGTCATCCTTTCTACTCACCACCGGAATGGAGTAGGAGAACAACGGGCCTTTATCCATAAACTGTGGACAGCCGGTTGCAACGCACCCGTAATCCTGCACAGGGAATACCGGGAAAGGAATCCCGAATGGCTGCAATTAAAGGCGGGAGCCGATTTCGGAGCCTTGTTGCTGGACGGCCTGGGCGACGGGGTTATGCTATACGACGAAGAAATAAGCCCGGAATTAGAAGACAAATATATGTTTGCTATCCTGCAAGCAGCCCGTTTGCGCATCAGCCGCACGGAATACATATCTTGTCCCGGTTGCGGACGGACACTGTACGATTTGCAAACCACCATTGCCCGTATTAAAGAAGCGACTTCCCACCTGAAAGGACTTAAAATAGGAATCATGGGTTGTATTGTAAACGGCCCCGGCGAGATGGCGGATGCCGACTACGGGTATGTTGGAGCCGGACGTAACCGGATAAGCTTATACAAAGGCAAAGAATGTGTAGAAAAGAATATTCCGGAAGAAGAAGCGGTAGATCGGTTAATCCAACTGATCAAAGATAACGGCGAATGGAGATGA
- the dut gene encoding dUTP diphosphatase, producing the protein MIVKVVNKSKHSLPQYATGLSAGMDIRANLSQPVVLNPLERKLIPTGLFIELPEGYEAQMRPRSGLALKHGITLLNTPGTIDADYRGEIGIILVNLSNEPFTIQDGERICQMVVASHAKVEWQPVEVLDETERGAGGFGHTGKK; encoded by the coding sequence ATGATAGTTAAGGTTGTAAACAAATCCAAACATTCTTTGCCCCAATATGCTACCGGCTTGTCGGCAGGAATGGATATAAGGGCTAACTTGTCCCAGCCCGTAGTATTGAATCCACTGGAAAGAAAACTTATTCCTACCGGGCTCTTTATAGAACTGCCCGAAGGCTACGAAGCACAAATGCGCCCACGAAGCGGGCTGGCCTTGAAACACGGAATAACCTTGTTAAATACACCCGGAACCATCGATGCCGATTACCGGGGAGAAATAGGAATTATCCTCGTCAACTTGTCAAATGAACCGTTCACCATCCAAGACGGAGAACGTATCTGCCAAATGGTAGTTGCTTCCCATGCCAAGGTAGAATGGCAGCCGGTAGAAGTCTTGGACGAGACGGAACGCGGAGCCGGAGGCTTTGGCCACACCGGGAAAAAATAA